A window of Planifilum fulgidum genomic DNA:
CGACGCCCGGCACACGGTCTGGTTCGCCCGGGCCTATTGATCCGGGGGCGGCCGCCACAAAAAACACACCCGGGCCGAAGTGGTCAAGCCCCAAAAATGTAGACACGTAAAAACACCCGGCTTATGCGGCGTGCTGACGCCTGTATTCTACAGGCGTCAGCTTGTTTAATTTCAGTTGAAGCCGCTCCTCGTTGTAAAAACGAATATACCTTTGAATTAGGATTTGAGCCTGCTCAGTATCTTGGATATGATGGTGTTGGAGAGCTTCTGTCTTTAAGTGGGAGAAGAAGCTCTCGATTGGGGCATTGT
This region includes:
- a CDS encoding IS3 family transposase is translated as NAPIESFFSHLKTEALQHHHIQDTEQAQILIQRYIRFYNEERLQLKLNKLTPVEYRRQHAA